A genomic region of Trifolium pratense cultivar HEN17-A07 linkage group LG3, ARS_RC_1.1, whole genome shotgun sequence contains the following coding sequences:
- the LOC123917613 gene encoding serine carboxypeptidase-like 19 — protein MVRFRCFFNMLLILLHLVFATSESNIVKFLPGFQGPLPFVLETGYIEVSETKADENAEVFYYFIESENNPKEDPLLLWLTGGPGCSGFSGLAFEIGPITFTINEEYNGSLPNLVLRQHSWTKVSNIIFLDLPAGTGFSYPKTETAVQQSTWKLVQNAHQFLRKWLIDHPKFLSNEVYIAGDSYSGIPVPIIVQEISYGNDDGLQPWINLQGYILGNPLTTPKNNDYRIPFNHRMALISDELYLSLQKNCKGNYINIDPQNELCQSVFQSYEETISRVFTLHILEPKCESDYHKEVPSRRHIDKAHEIFSSSLTMPPSCRTDIQFLSPYWGNDDNVRKVLHIRKSLLLVAVLCKEL, from the exons ATGGTGAGGTTTAGATGCTTCTTTAACATGCTCCTTATCCTCTTACACCTTGTGTTTGCAACATCTGAATCAAATATTGTGAAGTTCCTTCCTGGATTTCAAGGGCCACTTCCTTTTGTACTAGAAACTGGATACATTGAAGTAAGTGAAACTAAAGCAGATGAGAATGCAGAAgtgttttactattttattgaATCTGAGAACAATCCTAAAGAAGATCCTCTCTTGCTTTGGCTTACTGGTGGTCCTGGTTGCTCTGGCTTCTCTGGCCTTGCCTTTGAAATAG GTCCAATAACATTTACTATTAATGAGGAATACAATGGGAGCTTACCAAATTTGGTCTTGAGGCAACATTCATGGACAAAG GTgagtaatattatatttttggatttgCCTGCTGGAACTGGATTCTCATATCCCAAAACAGAAACTGCTGTTCAGCAAAGCACCTGGAAACTAGTTCAAAATGCTCATCAATTTCTTAGGaag TGGCTAATTGATCATCCAAAATTTCTATCAAATGAAGTGTACATTGCTGGTGACTCATACTCGGGCATTCCTGTCCCTATTATTGTTCAAGAAATTTCATATg GAAATGATGATGGTCTCCAACCGTGGATAAACCTCCAGGGATACATACTGGGAAATCCCTTAACAACACCAAAAAACAATGACTACCGAATACCATTTAATCATAGAATGGCACTAATTTCTGATGAACTCTACTTg TCACTGCAAAAGAATTGTAAAggcaattatataaatatagatcCCCAAAATGAACTTTGTCAGAGTGTCTTCCAATCCTACGAGGAG ACTATTTCAAGAGTGTTCACACTTCATATTTTGGAACCAAAATGCGAATCTGATTATCATAAAGAAGTTCCTAGTAGGAGACATATTGATAAGGCTCACGAAATTTTTAGTTCTTCGCTCACAATGCCACCATCATGTCGG ACTGATATACAGTTCCTCAGTCCCTATTGGGGTAACGATGATAATGTTCGCAAAGTACTGCACATTCGAAAG AGCCTTTTGCTTGTTGCTGTTCTTTGCAAGGAGTTGTAG